A genomic stretch from uncultured Cohaesibacter sp. includes:
- a CDS encoding sugar ABC transporter permease, producing MSTTDYPNRSAGAGHKPAVLAPPRSGPLAKREARLAWGLLTPTLLSVAIVIILPLLAIFWISAKPIGLSDLRPTTPNVYERMRGKATTVGDKVTIEYRLTNSSREKPIANVTMSDAWPAGLAPVSLDERCTLAAGRLACDLGDWEPGHRERLRIEAVAQEVFVTGGVNIRDTEPVMQGEASSDLFNLTFTWDNFRAVFDSGEFLEVLWVTLFYTVVGTIGALVVGMLAALMLNKSFTGQGVLRGLFLFPYVAPVIAVAFTWVTLLDPFSGSFNALLVQMGLIDTPINFFGQRPLALFTVTAFEIWRYFPLSFLFILARMQSIDHDIYEAADMDGASPFQKFYYLSLPQLMGILSVLFLLRFIWTFNKFDDIFLMTGGNAGTRTLTVNVYEQAFAVSNIGAGAAVAVVIFGCLLAFSFFFFRFISREEGL from the coding sequence ATGTCGACAACTGACTATCCAAACAGGTCTGCGGGGGCAGGGCACAAGCCTGCTGTGCTCGCACCACCACGATCCGGGCCTCTGGCCAAGAGAGAAGCACGCCTTGCTTGGGGGCTGCTGACACCAACGCTTTTGAGCGTCGCAATTGTCATCATTCTCCCTTTGCTGGCGATCTTCTGGATCAGTGCCAAACCGATTGGTTTGAGTGACCTCAGGCCTACAACGCCAAATGTCTATGAGCGTATGCGCGGCAAGGCGACCACTGTGGGCGATAAGGTGACGATTGAATATCGTCTGACAAACTCATCGCGTGAGAAGCCGATTGCCAATGTCACCATGTCGGATGCTTGGCCTGCAGGCCTTGCGCCCGTCTCGCTGGATGAGCGCTGCACGCTCGCTGCGGGGCGTCTTGCTTGCGATCTGGGCGACTGGGAGCCGGGGCATCGGGAAAGACTGCGCATCGAGGCTGTGGCCCAGGAGGTGTTTGTTACTGGCGGGGTCAATATACGCGATACAGAACCGGTCATGCAGGGAGAGGCGAGTTCTGATCTGTTCAACCTGACTTTCACCTGGGACAACTTCCGGGCCGTGTTTGATAGCGGCGAGTTTCTCGAAGTGCTCTGGGTGACCCTGTTCTACACCGTGGTTGGGACCATTGGAGCCCTTGTGGTTGGCATGCTGGCCGCCCTGATGCTCAACAAGAGCTTTACCGGACAAGGTGTCTTGCGCGGACTGTTTCTCTTCCCCTATGTGGCGCCGGTGATCGCTGTTGCCTTTACATGGGTGACACTGCTTGATCCCTTCTCGGGCTCGTTCAATGCACTTCTGGTGCAAATGGGGCTGATCGACACGCCGATCAATTTTTTCGGGCAGCGCCCACTGGCTCTATTCACCGTGACTGCATTTGAAATCTGGCGTTATTTCCCGCTGTCCTTCCTGTTCATTCTGGCGCGGATGCAGTCGATTGATCATGACATCTACGAGGCGGCTGATATGGATGGCGCATCGCCGTTCCAGAAATTCTACTATCTTTCGCTGCCGCAATTGATGGGCATTCTGTCCGTTCTGTTCCTGTTGCGCTTCATCTGGACGTTCAACAAGTTCGACGACATCTTCCTGATGACAGGCGGAAACGCGGGCACGCGGACGCTGACAGTGAATGTGTATGAGCAGGCTTTTGCTGTTTCCAATATCGGGGCAGGGGCTGCTGTGGCCGTGGTCATCTTCGGATGTCTTCTGGCCTTCTCATTCTTCTTCTTCCGGTTCATCTCAAGGGAGGAAGGGCTATGA
- a CDS encoding extracellular solute-binding protein, producing the protein MKLSLSSRRLTSLMVGTALALGCSMVTASADGIRFWTTEEQTPRLARQQAMAKDFEAETGISVEVIPVTEKDLGTRATAAYAAGDLPDVIYHPLQYALPWVDAGILDADAATEVIDNLGKDTYAPGALSMAATENGYASVPVDGWTQMIVYRKDLFDAKGLKAPNTYADVEAAIKALHNPPEMYGFVAATKVDENFMSQVLEHVFLANGVSPVDKDGFKPLDVKKTTEVLDFYKEIVKASPPGELYWKQSRELYFAGKAAMIIWSPFILDELAGLRDSAPPTINDDPTSPELASKTGIVTNFAGPSNPGGAAWGDVRYFGITSDADIEAAEKFVEYSMNEGYMQTLAIAPEGKFPVRRGDAENATKFIDAWSKLPVGVDRKKPLADLYPPEMINEIVAGLDVAQRWGVKEGQLALASKMINAQVFNQIVRKYTDGVMDAEEAVASLNEELAKIQ; encoded by the coding sequence ATGAAATTATCTTTAAGTAGCAGACGTTTGACCAGTCTGATGGTCGGAACAGCACTTGCCCTTGGATGTTCCATGGTGACGGCATCTGCTGACGGGATCCGCTTCTGGACGACCGAAGAACAGACGCCGCGTCTGGCGCGTCAGCAGGCCATGGCCAAGGATTTCGAGGCTGAAACAGGTATCTCTGTGGAAGTGATCCCGGTAACGGAAAAAGATCTCGGGACGCGGGCAACGGCCGCCTATGCTGCCGGTGACCTGCCGGATGTCATCTATCATCCGCTGCAATATGCGCTGCCTTGGGTGGATGCGGGCATTCTGGATGCCGATGCAGCAACCGAGGTGATCGACAATCTTGGCAAAGACACCTATGCACCCGGTGCGCTCTCCATGGCGGCAACTGAAAATGGCTATGCCTCCGTGCCGGTAGATGGCTGGACGCAGATGATTGTCTATCGCAAGGATCTGTTCGATGCCAAGGGACTGAAAGCACCCAACACCTATGCGGATGTGGAAGCGGCCATCAAGGCGCTGCACAATCCGCCGGAAATGTATGGTTTCGTGGCTGCGACCAAGGTGGACGAAAACTTCATGAGCCAGGTGCTTGAGCATGTGTTCCTGGCCAACGGCGTCTCGCCGGTAGACAAAGACGGCTTCAAGCCGCTTGATGTGAAGAAAACCACTGAAGTGCTCGACTTCTACAAGGAAATCGTGAAGGCCTCTCCTCCGGGCGAGCTCTATTGGAAACAGTCCCGCGAGCTTTATTTTGCTGGCAAGGCTGCAATGATCATCTGGTCGCCGTTCATTCTTGATGAACTGGCAGGCCTGAGGGATTCTGCTCCGCCGACCATCAATGATGATCCGACCAGCCCTGAACTGGCTTCCAAAACCGGTATTGTCACCAACTTCGCCGGACCATCCAACCCGGGTGGCGCAGCATGGGGCGATGTCCGCTATTTCGGCATCACCTCGGATGCAGATATTGAAGCGGCTGAAAAATTCGTCGAATATTCCATGAATGAAGGCTACATGCAGACCCTTGCCATTGCTCCGGAAGGCAAGTTCCCGGTCCGCCGTGGGGATGCCGAGAACGCAACCAAATTCATCGATGCATGGTCCAAGCTGCCCGTCGGCGTGGATCGCAAGAAACCGCTCGCCGATCTTTATCCGCCTGAGATGATCAATGAGATTGTTGCCGGTCTGGATGTTGCCCAGCGCTGGGGTGTCAAGGAAGGACAGTTGGCTCTGGCTTCCAAGATGATCAACGCTCAGGTCTTTAACCAGATTGTCCGCAAATACACCGACGGTGTCATGGACGCGGAAGAAGCTGTTGCCTCGTTGAATGAGGAACTGGCGAAGATCCAATAA
- a CDS encoding carbohydrate ABC transporter permease, giving the protein MKKGYLLAAVVGMLWSLTIIVCLTIVMAFSTGLSVHPVWLASILQGAAVGLVALYVPNRLLGIILSFALVLGISLMQPFGISLAEKSFAQGIGVLVLGLGLYIPLGVMVKGMPAGQLTRHQFEEGIVRFLTGFGYVFFTAIVVVPFYVMLMTSVKGQQSLLLNPLDFSIEWDKGWGLFRSYKELFLEHNFGRYLSISFFVSVATVFVTLLFSVPGAYAVARLRFKGQAMMSRSILLIYMVPMIVLALPIYVGFSMFGLRNSLFGLLLIYPVTTIPVALYMLQGYFRGLPAEIEEAGLMDGLSRLGVIWKITLPLSLPALASVSLYVFMIAWNEFLLAFMLLDDPSKFTLTRGVTMLNSSEVPRQHLMAGAVIATLPILVLFLGLERFMTKGLTAGSVKG; this is encoded by the coding sequence ATGAAAAAGGGATATCTGCTTGCTGCCGTTGTCGGCATGCTATGGAGCCTTACTATCATCGTATGCCTGACCATCGTTATGGCCTTTTCTACCGGACTGTCTGTACATCCGGTCTGGTTGGCGTCCATTTTGCAAGGGGCTGCTGTGGGGCTGGTGGCGCTTTATGTGCCCAACCGGTTGCTGGGCATAATACTCAGCTTTGCTCTGGTGCTCGGCATCAGCCTCATGCAGCCCTTCGGCATCAGTCTGGCCGAAAAGAGCTTTGCGCAGGGTATCGGTGTTCTGGTTCTGGGCCTGGGGCTTTATATCCCGCTTGGTGTCATGGTGAAGGGCATGCCTGCGGGGCAGTTGACGCGTCACCAGTTTGAAGAGGGAATCGTGCGGTTTCTCACCGGCTTTGGGTATGTCTTCTTTACTGCCATCGTTGTGGTTCCCTTCTATGTCATGTTGATGACCTCGGTGAAGGGCCAGCAGTCCTTGCTGCTCAATCCGCTGGACTTCTCCATCGAATGGGACAAGGGCTGGGGGCTGTTCCGCTCCTATAAAGAGCTCTTTCTTGAGCATAATTTCGGCCGCTATCTGAGCATTTCCTTCTTCGTGTCCGTTGCGACGGTGTTTGTGACGCTGCTCTTCAGTGTGCCCGGGGCCTATGCCGTGGCGCGGCTGCGCTTCAAGGGGCAGGCGATGATGTCCCGTTCGATCCTGCTCATCTATATGGTGCCGATGATCGTGCTGGCGCTGCCGATCTATGTGGGTTTTTCCATGTTCGGATTGCGCAACTCGCTATTTGGCTTGTTGCTGATCTATCCGGTTACGACCATTCCGGTCGCCCTTTATATGCTGCAAGGCTATTTCCGCGGGCTTCCTGCTGAGATCGAGGAAGCCGGGCTGATGGACGGGCTTTCGCGGCTCGGGGTGATCTGGAAGATCACATTGCCGTTATCTCTGCCCGCTTTGGCATCAGTTTCGCTTTATGTCTTCATGATTGCGTGGAACGAGTTCCTGCTTGCTTTCATGCTGCTTGATGACCCGAGCAAATTCACGCTAACGCGCGGCGTTACAATGCTCAATTCTTCCGAGGTGCCCCGACAGCATCTTATGGCAGGGGCGGTGATTGCAACATTGCCGATTCTCGTGCTGTTCCTTGGGCTTGAGCGCTTCATGACCAAAGGCCTGACCGCAGGCTCTGTTAAAGGATAA